A part of Chlamydia ibidis 10-1398/6 genomic DNA contains:
- a CDS encoding LbetaH domain-containing protein, producing the protein MTLASSLFSPEDFPFPELITEADYAWDILSLIKKKLSSHIFSGIHGTVESGVYLKNPETIEISKDAYVESGAYIVGPCILGPGTQVRHGAYLRGGVITGSCCVIGHCTEVKNAYFGHYAKAAHFAYIGDSVLSAEVNLGAGVRCANFRLDGKEIFAIAENEKIPTNLRKVGAFLGKKVSVGCNVVINPGHCIPAYSKIHPGKVI; encoded by the coding sequence ATGACGTTAGCATCTTCTTTATTTTCTCCAGAGGATTTTCCGTTTCCCGAACTTATTACAGAGGCGGATTACGCTTGGGATATCTTATCTTTGATTAAGAAAAAACTCTCTTCACATATATTTTCAGGGATTCACGGAACTGTAGAATCTGGAGTCTATTTGAAAAACCCAGAGACCATAGAAATTAGTAAAGATGCATATGTTGAATCTGGTGCGTATATCGTAGGACCTTGTATACTAGGTCCCGGAACACAGGTCCGCCATGGCGCTTATTTACGTGGTGGGGTTATAACAGGAAGCTGTTGCGTTATTGGGCATTGCACAGAAGTTAAAAATGCCTACTTCGGCCACTATGCAAAAGCCGCCCATTTTGCTTATATCGGTGATTCAGTGTTAAGCGCTGAAGTGAATCTCGGAGCTGGGGTACGTTGTGCAAACTTCCGTCTTGACGGGAAAGAAATCTTCGCTATCGCCGAAAATGAGAAAATACCAACCAACTTAAGAAAAGTTGGAGCCTTTCTGGGTAAGAAAGTTTCTGTGGGTTGTAATGTTGTGATCAACCCAGGCCACTGTATTCCAGCCTATTCGAAAATTCACCCAGGCAAGGTGATCTAG
- a CDS encoding protein-disulfide reductase DsbD family protein has translation MSKIKNFFQKLLTIGFCSTAMLLCSLQEGHAREMGASSSHASLISEVSRIAQGNTFRIAVKISVDKGSHIYWKNPGEIGSPLRIQWILPEGFSVEKEHWPTPKVFEEENITFFGYDDSAFIIADLRAPEAIHSNEVTIGAHVEWLACGEHCIPGDEHLEISLPCGNSSISSSERSQEFAQALHLTPHPLEDNQLIAFTHGEEGEIILSLAHHNENAEKAWFISETANQIVAYAESSTKEAQGTAWNLKIKNLTNIKKDDHLEGVLLLTDKAGKKVESFAIRGQLTSSPDLSTSLSGFMMTLAMAFLGGLLLNIMPCVLPLVTLKVYGLIKSSGENRTSALSNGLWFTSGVVGCFWILAGVGFLLKTLGHNIGWGFQLQEPAFVSVLVIIFFLFALSSLGLFEIGTTFSNLGGRIQAHRCQNKYVSSFFNGVLATLVTTPCTGPFLGSVLGLVMSLSFSKQITVFTAIGLGMALPYLLFAIFPKLLVILPKPGSWMNTFKQVMGFMLLATVTWLLWVFGSETSMSALVLLISGLWLAGFGGWVLGKWGTPISSKRLRLTAYAVFVMCLGGAIMSGIFGANQFKNDPQYLENYNSEDWQPFSYEKLDQLRKEGKAVFVNFTAKWCLTCQMNKPILHSKIVREKFKSRNIVMLEADWTRKDPGITEELARLGRASVPTYVYYPENQSKPVILPERISQALLEEVVFSK, from the coding sequence TTGAGCAAAATTAAAAACTTTTTCCAAAAATTACTAACAATAGGCTTCTGCTCAACTGCTATGCTTTTGTGCAGTTTGCAGGAAGGACATGCTCGCGAAATGGGCGCATCTTCTTCTCATGCTTCCCTAATTTCTGAAGTATCTCGTATCGCACAGGGGAATACTTTCCGAATAGCTGTGAAAATTTCTGTCGACAAAGGAAGTCACATCTACTGGAAAAATCCAGGAGAGATTGGTAGCCCTTTGAGAATCCAATGGATATTACCTGAAGGATTTTCGGTAGAAAAAGAACATTGGCCCACTCCCAAAGTTTTCGAAGAAGAAAATATAACTTTCTTTGGTTATGACGACTCTGCTTTTATCATCGCTGATCTCCGTGCTCCGGAAGCTATACATTCTAATGAAGTTACGATTGGCGCACACGTAGAGTGGTTAGCTTGTGGAGAACATTGTATCCCTGGTGATGAACATTTAGAGATTTCTCTTCCTTGCGGCAATAGCAGTATCTCATCATCCGAACGCTCTCAAGAATTTGCACAGGCCTTACATTTGACGCCGCATCCCTTAGAGGATAACCAATTAATCGCATTTACTCATGGAGAAGAAGGAGAAATCATCCTAAGCTTAGCTCATCATAATGAAAATGCTGAAAAAGCTTGGTTCATTTCTGAAACCGCAAACCAAATCGTTGCGTATGCAGAGAGCTCTACAAAAGAAGCGCAAGGCACTGCATGGAACTTAAAAATTAAAAATCTAACAAACATAAAGAAGGATGACCATCTTGAAGGCGTCCTTTTGCTTACTGACAAAGCTGGCAAGAAGGTCGAATCTTTTGCTATTCGCGGACAACTAACGAGTTCTCCTGACTTAAGTACGTCTTTATCAGGATTTATGATGACTCTAGCTATGGCATTCTTAGGTGGACTACTTCTTAACATCATGCCTTGCGTTCTTCCACTTGTCACCTTAAAAGTATATGGATTGATTAAGTCCTCTGGGGAAAATCGCACCTCAGCGCTTTCTAATGGGTTGTGGTTTACATCTGGTGTAGTAGGATGCTTTTGGATATTAGCCGGGGTAGGCTTTCTCTTAAAAACCTTAGGACATAATATTGGATGGGGTTTTCAATTACAGGAACCAGCGTTTGTTTCAGTCCTAGTAATTATTTTCTTTTTATTTGCTCTCAGTTCGTTAGGTCTATTTGAAATTGGAACTACCTTTTCCAACTTAGGCGGGAGAATACAAGCTCATAGGTGTCAGAATAAATACGTGAGTTCTTTTTTTAATGGAGTCTTGGCGACTTTAGTTACAACACCTTGTACAGGACCATTTTTAGGCTCGGTTTTAGGCTTAGTTATGTCACTGTCGTTTAGCAAGCAAATTACGGTATTTACTGCCATAGGACTGGGTATGGCTCTACCCTATCTATTATTTGCTATATTTCCAAAATTACTGGTTATACTTCCCAAACCGGGTAGCTGGATGAACACATTTAAACAAGTTATGGGTTTTATGCTTTTAGCAACTGTTACTTGGCTTTTATGGGTGTTTGGTTCAGAGACTAGCATGTCAGCATTGGTCTTACTAATCTCTGGACTGTGGTTAGCAGGCTTCGGGGGATGGGTTCTAGGCAAGTGGGGAACGCCAATATCTTCAAAAAGACTTAGACTAACTGCTTATGCAGTATTTGTTATGTGTCTAGGAGGAGCCATCATGTCTGGCATCTTTGGAGCAAATCAATTTAAAAATGATCCACAATACCTAGAAAATTATAATTCTGAGGACTGGCAACCTTTCTCCTATGAAAAGTTAGATCAACTCAGGAAAGAAGGAAAAGCAGTATTCGTAAACTTTACTGCAAAATGGTGTCTAACATGCCAAATGAACAAACCCATCTTACACTCTAAAATTGTTCGAGAGAAGTTTAAATCACGTAATATTGTTATGTTAGAAGCTGATTGGACTAGAAAAGATCCTGGAATTACAGAAGAATTAGCACGTTTGGGCCGCGCTAGCGTTCCAACCTACGTTTATTATCCTGAGAACCAATCAAAACCTGTAATCCTGCCTGAGAGAATCTCACAAGCTCTTTTAGAGGAAGTAGTTTTTTCTAAATAA